DNA from Hyphomicrobiales bacterium:
ACATGAAGTCCCATACAACGTCAGGCGTGCGGTAATTAGGGTTGTCTTCCATATTCTCGCCAAGCTCAGACAAAGCTGCCGCTTCTAGGCGAAGATCAAGCTCTAACTCAGCAGAACGTTCCAGTGTTTCAACGGCCGCAACGGGGCGCATGCGTCTTAATGACGGGACGAAAAACTCCGCCCATCGCGCTGCGATAAAGAAGGCATCGAGATCATTTTTAAATCGTTTGCGAATATCAGGCCGTAAGACTTTAACAGCCACTTCGCGTGTGGTGCCATCTGCATTGCGACGGGTTGCCTTATGAACTTGGGCAATGGAGGCTGCGGCAATTGATTCTGAGAAACTCTCGAATAATTCGTCACACGGCTTGCCGAAGGCTGCTTCAACTTGTGCTTTAGCAATTGCCGTATCGAATGCTGGTAAGCGATCTTGCAAAAGCGAAAGGTTGCCTGCGATTTCTTTGCCCACCATATCAGGCCGCGTTGCGAGGAACTGACCTATTTTGATGTAGCTTGGCCCCAATCGGTTGAGCGCTTGGGTTAGTCGCTCAGCATTGTTGGCTTTTTTAACCGAGCCTTTTTCAAAAATCCGCAATACTTTGATTGCGAATTGGCCAGATGGCGGCAATTGCTCAGGGTCGGCCAGCCGCGTTACGCCTTCGCGCATCAGCACCCAGCCAGCTTTGACCAATCTAAAGTAAGACGAAATTGCCATAAGGTGCCTTTAGAGATTCCAGCCAGAATGAAGGCAAACAGCACCGCCCGCATAAACACGGTGGCTTACTTGGTCCATGCCTGCTGTTTTCATCATCGCTTCAAACCGCATTGGGTTCGGGAATTTACGGATTGATTCAACAAGATATTGATAGGATTCACGGTCACCTGTCACAGCCTGCCCAACACGTGGGATAACATTGAAGGAATAAGCGTCATAGATTTTATCAAAGCCCGCAACATCCACTTGCGAAAACTCTAGACATAAAAAGCGTCCGCCGCGCTTTAATACACGCCGTGCTTCTGAAAGAGCTTTGTCGATCTTTGGCACGTTACGAATACCAAAAGCGATTGTATAGGCATCAAAGGAATTGTCTTCAAAAGGAAGCTCTTCGGCATTGCCTTCTTGAAATTTGATATGGGAAAACCCGCGTTCTTCTGCGCGTTCTTTGCCCACTTCAAGCATAGAGCCGTTGATGTCGAAAACCGTTGATTGCACGTTGCTGTTAGACCGTTCTGCAATACGAAACGCGATATCGCCTGTTCCGCCTGCCACATCAAGGTGCGTGTAATCACTTTGTGATTTTGACGGATTGAGGCTTGAGACCATCGCATCTTTCCAAACACGGTGCATGCCCATCGACATGAAATCGTTCATCACATCATATTTTTTGGCAACAGAGTGGAAGACTTCATCCACCATGCCTTGCTTTTCGCCTTCTTCGACCTTTTGAAACCCGAATGATGTGGCATTATCCACTGTCATGATCCAATCGCCTTTATTCACGCGCAATTTTCTTGCTGCTGTACTTATTTGAGCGGACACTATTATAAGACACAATGTCTGTCACCCGATCTCTCTTAATATAGTTATGCGTGAAGAACTATGCCTGAGCTTCCTGAAGTAGAAACTGTTCGCCGTGGTCTTGCCCCTCATATGGAAGGCGAGACGATCATCAAGGTTGAACAGCGCCGCCCAAATTTGCGGTTTGAGTTTCCAGAACGGTTTGTTGAGCGGTTGGAAGGCCAAAAACTCATCTCAATGGGCCGTCGTGCGAAATATCTGGTCGCCGACATGGAAGACGGCACCGCTCTTATTATGCATCTTGGCATGTCTGGCTCATTCCGCGTGGAAGGGTTAGACGACGGCGACCAATTGGTAGACTTTCATTATGATAGAAACAAAGCCGCCAAACATGACCATGTGGTTCTTCACATGTCTAATGGGGCGCAGGTTATCTATAATGACCCGCGACGCTTCGGCTTTATGGATCTGGTCGCCCGTAATGAGCTGGATCAATGCAAGCATTTTCATAAAATGGGGGTTGAGCCGACGGGTAACGCGCTTTCTCCTGATTATCTAGCCCAAGTTTTTATTAACAAGACGACGCCGCTTAAGGCCGCTCTGCTTGACCAGCGCATGATTGCGGGACTTGGTAATATATATGTATGCGAAGCTTTATGGCGCGCGCATCTGTCGCCAACTCGTGCCACGGGCACACTTGTGACCAAAGCTGGCAAACCGACGGTAAAACTTGAAGAGCTGACTACGCATATTAGAGAAGTAATCGCAGACGCCATCAAAGCAGGCGGCTCATCGCTTAAAGACTATGTGCATACAGATGGCTCGCTTGGTTATTTTCAACATTCTTTTGCAGCCTATGACCGCGCAGGCGAAGACTGCCGCAAAGAAGCGTGTAAAGGAACGATTGAGCGCATTGTTCAAAGTGGGCGATCCACCTTCTATTGCCCAACGTGCCAACGATAAAGAGCGTTCATTAACCATTACTGCGAAATAACTTTGCAATCCGGCCTTGAAACTAAGAGGTGAAACTGCTTTCAAGATCTTATAAAGTTAACATTTAATTCATCATGAAAGAGGGCGGCTATGGGTTACGACACAATTCGCAAAGAAGTTAAAGGTGAAGTTGGTATTGTTACTCTGGACAGACCCAAGGCACTCAACGCTCTCAATGCACAATTGATCGAAGAACTGCTGGATGCCGTTGTTTCCCTTGATCAAGACAGCAAAATTGGCTGCATCGTCATTACAGGCTCAGAAAAAGCTTTTGCAGCTGGTGCTGATATTAAAGAGATGCAAACACGCGGTTTTCCTGATGTTTATCTCGATGACCTTTTCGCTAAAACAGAACGCTTAGCCGCATGCCGCAAACCTGTAATCGCGGCTGTCGCAGGCTATGCACTAGGTGGCGGTTGTGAGCTTGCCATGATGTGCGACTTTATTATAGCAGCCGATAACGCGAAATTTGGCCAACCTGAAATCAATCTAGGTGTGATTCCCGGCATTGGCGGCACACAACGCCTCACCCGCGCCATTGGCAAAGCAAAATCAATGGATATGTGCCTTACCGGCCGCATGATGGACGTAAAAGAAGCCGAAAGCGCTGGTCTTGTGTCTCGTATCGTTCCAATTGCAGATTTGATGGATGAAGTGATGACCGCTGCTGCAAAAATCGCAGATCAATCACTCACCACCAATATGATGTTAAAAGAAGCGGTCAATCAAAGCTTTGAAACCACGCTTGCCGCTGGCCTTTTGTTTGAACGCCGTAACTTCCATTCCTTGTTTGCAACCCAAGATCAATCTGAAGGAATGCAAGCATTTATCG
Protein-coding regions in this window:
- the ubiE gene encoding bifunctional demethylmenaquinone methyltransferase/2-methoxy-6-polyprenyl-1,4-benzoquinol methylase UbiE, which produces MTVDNATSFGFQKVEEGEKQGMVDEVFHSVAKKYDVMNDFMSMGMHRVWKDAMVSSLNPSKSQSDYTHLDVAGGTGDIAFRIAERSNSNVQSTVFDINGSMLEVGKERAEERGFSHIKFQEGNAEELPFEDNSFDAYTIAFGIRNVPKIDKALSEARRVLKRGGRFLCLEFSQVDVAGFDKIYDAYSFNVIPRVGQAVTGDRESYQYLVESIRKFPNPMRFEAMMKTAGMDQVSHRVYAGGAVCLHSGWNL
- the mutM gene encoding bifunctional DNA-formamidopyrimidine glycosylase/DNA-(apurinic or apyrimidinic site) lyase; its protein translation is MPELPEVETVRRGLAPHMEGETIIKVEQRRPNLRFEFPERFVERLEGQKLISMGRRAKYLVADMEDGTALIMHLGMSGSFRVEGLDDGDQLVDFHYDRNKAAKHDHVVLHMSNGAQVIYNDPRRFGFMDLVARNELDQCKHFHKMGVEPTGNALSPDYLAQVFINKTTPLKAALLDQRMIAGLGNIYVCEALWRAHLSPTRATGTLVTKAGKPTVKLEELTTHIREVIADAIKAGGSSLKDYVHTDGSLGYFQHSFAAYDRAGEDCRKEACKGTIERIVQSGRSTFYCPTCQR
- a CDS encoding enoyl-CoA hydratase, which produces MGYDTIRKEVKGEVGIVTLDRPKALNALNAQLIEELLDAVVSLDQDSKIGCIVITGSEKAFAAGADIKEMQTRGFPDVYLDDLFAKTERLAACRKPVIAAVAGYALGGGCELAMMCDFIIAADNAKFGQPEINLGVIPGIGGTQRLTRAIGKAKSMDMCLTGRMMDVKEAESAGLVSRIVPIADLMDEVMTAAAKIADQSLTTNMMLKEAVNQSFETTLAAGLLFERRNFHSLFATQDQSEGMQAFIEKRAAQFKNK